Proteins from a single region of Bdellovibrio bacteriovorus:
- a CDS encoding helix-turn-helix domain-containing protein, with translation MGWNENFIALLEEEFKKLKARNSRISMRGFARILGVSASTVFRVMSGDLQVSSERALQMVSKLNVEPDRLNDLIFLMNHPYKITKSDKVTDNHRFVFRGSKNEFELYRNELYGLLMRLKIQSVASAQDADFELKIDLLDPE, from the coding sequence ATGGGATGGAATGAGAACTTTATAGCGCTTCTAGAAGAAGAGTTTAAAAAACTCAAAGCCCGTAATTCTCGCATCTCCATGAGGGGGTTTGCGCGCATCCTAGGGGTGTCGGCAAGCACCGTGTTTAGAGTCATGTCAGGAGACTTACAGGTTTCATCGGAAAGAGCCCTGCAGATGGTGTCCAAGCTAAACGTAGAGCCGGATAGGCTTAATGATCTTATATTTCTTATGAATCATCCCTATAAGATTACGAAATCTGATAAGGTCACTGATAATCATAGATTTGTTTTTAGGGGCAGCAAGAACGAGTTTGAACTGTACCGAAATGAATTATATGGGCTTTTAATGAGATTGAAAATTCAATCGGTGGCGTCGGCCCAAGATGCCGATTTTGAACTGAAGATTGACCTGCTGGATCCTGAATAA
- a CDS encoding TIGR02147 family protein: MTPWREDFVNLLRDYYKKQKSKNTRYSIRALARDLGVAHGPLAGILKGTQSWKFSANWAAAILEQMKITGEARNRMLSRMGLRPVLKSRSIIKAESLLMMHWAYWPVLCFFELVEKPSILLMARKLQIPETEVQAIVKDLVSRKFLKKTGPGQYRVDTENVVLEDDLPHVAFRDIHRDHLKIAEKALNAIPAGEREFQTLTVSGSLSSVEEVKQEIRAFVERIGHLLSREQENNEVFRLSVQLFPFDFSKSQKQ; encoded by the coding sequence ATGACGCCTTGGAGAGAAGATTTTGTAAATCTCCTTAGAGACTACTACAAAAAGCAAAAATCTAAAAATACCAGATATAGCATCCGGGCTTTGGCGCGTGATTTAGGCGTTGCACACGGTCCCTTAGCCGGAATTCTTAAAGGCACACAGTCCTGGAAGTTTTCCGCGAACTGGGCCGCCGCGATCTTAGAACAAATGAAAATTACGGGTGAGGCACGCAATCGAATGCTTTCTCGTATGGGGCTAAGACCTGTTCTTAAATCTCGTAGTATAATTAAGGCGGAAAGTTTGTTGATGATGCATTGGGCTTATTGGCCGGTGTTGTGCTTTTTTGAACTTGTTGAAAAACCCTCAATTTTACTCATGGCTCGAAAGCTGCAAATTCCAGAAACGGAAGTGCAGGCTATCGTCAAGGATCTGGTAAGTCGTAAATTTTTAAAAAAAACAGGTCCAGGGCAATACCGGGTGGATACTGAAAATGTAGTCTTGGAAGATGATCTTCCGCACGTAGCGTTCCGAGATATTCATCGTGATCACTTAAAAATTGCCGAAAAAGCTTTGAACGCCATCCCTGCCGGAGAGCGCGAATTCCAGACGCTCACCGTCTCGGGAAGCTTAAGCTCAGTCGAAGAAGTTAAGCAAGAGATTCGGGCGTTTGTCGAACGAATTGGTCATCTCCTTTCTCGAGAACAAGAAAATAATGAAGTGTTTCGATTGTCCGTGCAGCTTTTCCCGTTTGATTTTTCTAAGTCTCAAAAACAGTAA